One genomic window of Pseudanabaena sp. FACHB-2040 includes the following:
- the hpxZ gene encoding oxalurate catabolism protein HpxZ — protein MEMNLPEVVAEVRAAFDRYEAALINNEVAVLDELFWQSPHTVRYGATENLYGYDAIATFRASRPALDLQRSLTKTVITTYGQDFATANTEFRKTASDKLGRQTQTWLRTPEGWRVVSAHVSFLPESAQG, from the coding sequence ATGGAAATGAATTTGCCGGAGGTGGTAGCCGAGGTGCGGGCTGCCTTTGATCGCTATGAGGCGGCGTTGATTAATAACGAGGTGGCGGTGCTCGATGAGCTGTTTTGGCAGAGCCCCCATACAGTGCGCTACGGAGCCACAGAGAATTTGTATGGCTATGATGCGATCGCAACCTTCCGCGCCAGCCGCCCTGCTCTAGACCTGCAGCGGAGCCTGACTAAAACCGTCATTACCACCTACGGCCAAGACTTTGCTACCGCAAACACTGAGTTTAGAAAAACAGCCTCCGACAAACTCGGTCGCCAAACCCAGACCTGGCTACGCACCCCCGAGGGTTGGCGTGTCGTCAGTGCTCACGTCTCGTTTTTGCCGGAGTCTGCCCAAGGCTAA
- the uvrB gene encoding excinuclease ABC subunit UvrB: MSDFNIQAPFEPKGDQPKAIQQLINHLQGNHRYQTLLGATGTGKTHTMARVIDKIGKPALVLAHNKTLAAQLCNELREFFPDNAVEYFISYYDYYQPEAYIPVTDTYIAKTASINDEIDMLRHSATRSLFERRDVIVVASISCIYGLGIPSEYLKASIPLKVGMEVNQRQVLRDLATVQYERNDLDLSRGRFRVKGDVLEIGPAYEDRIIRVEFFGDEIDAIRYIDPITGATLQSMDALNIYPARHFVTPSEQLEQACQAIHDELKERLEQLEQAGKLLEAQRLEQRTRYDLEMLREVGYCNGVENYARHLAGRHPGSPPECLLDYFPKDWLLVIDESHVTLPQIHAMYNGDRSRKTVLIDHGFRLPSAADNRPLKAEEFWQKVNQCVFVSATPGNWEIEISEGRVVEQIIRPTGVLDPEIFVRPTEGQIDDLLAEIKDRILRQERVLVTTLTKRMAEDLTEYLDEHGVRVRYLHSEIHSIERIEIIQDLRDGHFDVLVGVNLLREGLDLPEVSLVAILDADKEGFLRAERSLIQTIGRAARHVQGQAILYADNLTDSMARAIDETERRRQIQQRYNEEHGITPHSIIRRTGNSILSFLEVSRRLNAQELDQVYEHREDLPLDDIPELIGQLEKQMKEAAKNMEFEEAAKYRDRIKTLRDKLLGKRA; the protein is encoded by the coding sequence ATGAGCGACTTCAATATTCAGGCCCCGTTTGAACCCAAGGGCGACCAGCCTAAGGCGATTCAGCAACTGATTAACCATCTCCAGGGCAACCACCGCTACCAAACCCTGCTCGGGGCGACGGGAACCGGCAAGACCCATACCATGGCCCGTGTCATCGACAAAATTGGCAAACCTGCGCTCGTGCTAGCTCACAACAAAACGCTGGCAGCGCAGCTGTGCAACGAACTGCGAGAGTTTTTCCCTGACAACGCCGTTGAGTACTTCATCAGCTATTACGACTACTACCAGCCGGAAGCCTATATCCCGGTTACCGATACTTACATTGCTAAAACAGCTTCGATCAACGATGAGATCGATATGCTGCGCCACTCTGCTACTCGCTCTCTGTTTGAGCGACGAGATGTGATTGTGGTGGCCTCTATTAGCTGCATATACGGCTTGGGCATTCCCTCTGAGTATCTCAAGGCCTCGATTCCCCTAAAGGTGGGGATGGAGGTGAACCAGCGGCAGGTGCTGCGGGATCTGGCGACCGTTCAGTATGAGCGCAACGACTTAGACCTGAGCCGGGGTCGATTTCGAGTGAAGGGAGATGTGCTGGAGATTGGTCCGGCCTATGAGGACCGGATAATTCGGGTTGAGTTCTTTGGCGATGAGATCGACGCCATTCGCTACATTGACCCGATTACAGGGGCAACCCTGCAGAGTATGGATGCTCTCAACATCTATCCGGCCCGTCACTTTGTTACCCCTAGTGAGCAGCTAGAGCAAGCCTGTCAGGCTATTCACGACGAGCTAAAAGAGCGCCTGGAGCAGCTAGAGCAGGCCGGTAAACTGCTGGAGGCCCAGCGCCTGGAGCAGCGCACTCGCTACGACCTGGAAATGCTGCGGGAAGTGGGCTACTGCAACGGGGTGGAAAACTATGCCCGCCACCTAGCCGGCCGGCACCCCGGATCGCCTCCTGAGTGCTTGCTAGACTATTTTCCCAAAGACTGGCTGCTGGTGATTGACGAGTCCCATGTCACCCTGCCCCAAATTCATGCCATGTACAACGGCGATCGCTCCCGCAAAACGGTGCTGATCGACCACGGCTTTCGGTTGCCCAGCGCAGCAGACAACCGGCCTTTAAAGGCTGAGGAATTTTGGCAGAAGGTGAACCAGTGCGTCTTTGTCTCGGCCACACCTGGCAACTGGGAAATAGAAATTTCTGAAGGGCGGGTAGTGGAGCAGATCATTCGGCCTACAGGCGTACTTGATCCAGAAATTTTTGTGCGGCCTACGGAAGGGCAGATCGACGACCTGCTGGCGGAAATCAAGGATCGCATTCTGCGGCAGGAGCGGGTGCTGGTGACGACGCTGACCAAGCGCATGGCCGAAGACCTGACTGAGTACTTAGATGAGCATGGGGTGAGGGTGCGCTACCTGCACTCAGAGATTCACTCCATCGAACGGATTGAAATTATTCAGGATCTGCGAGACGGCCACTTTGATGTACTGGTGGGGGTGAACCTGCTGCGGGAGGGCTTGGATCTGCCAGAGGTGTCGCTGGTCGCCATTCTCGATGCGGATAAGGAAGGCTTTCTGCGGGCTGAGCGATCTCTGATTCAGACGATTGGGCGGGCCGCTCGACATGTGCAGGGGCAGGCGATTCTCTATGCCGACAACCTGACTGACAGCATGGCGCGGGCCATTGATGAAACTGAGCGCCGTCGTCAAATTCAGCAGCGCTACAACGAGGAGCATGGCATCACGCCGCACTCGATTATTCGACGCACGGGCAACTCTATTCTTTCGTTCTTGGAGGTGTCGCGGCGGCTGAATGCCCAGGAACTAGACCAGGTTTACGAGCACCGCGAAGATTTGCCTCTAGATGATATTCCTGAACTAATCGGCCAGCTAGAAAAGCAGATGAAGGAGGCCGCCAAGAACATGGAGTTTGAAGAGGCCGCCAAATATCGCGATCGCATCAAGACCCTACGAGACAAGTTGCTGGGTAAGCGAGCCTGA
- a CDS encoding MarC family protein, protein MLPLFVKAFLTLFVVIDPVGLAPLYLALVSDRTPEEQTQIATRAIVVSAGILVVFGLTGAYVLHFLGISLEAFQIAAGVLLFKIALDMIFVQQERETEAEAKEAEVRQDVSVFPLAIPLIAGPGSLASILVLSRESANYYLGLAVVLGAAGVVLLLAYLLLLLSRPLAKGLGQIGINVVTRVLGVLLAALAVQYMMDGLLSLLQLPPAQAFGT, encoded by the coding sequence ATGCTGCCGCTTTTTGTCAAAGCCTTTCTGACCCTGTTTGTGGTGATTGACCCGGTTGGGTTGGCTCCGCTGTACCTAGCGCTGGTGAGCGATCGCACCCCTGAAGAACAAACCCAAATCGCCACTCGCGCCATTGTTGTCTCCGCCGGAATTCTCGTTGTGTTTGGCTTGACTGGGGCCTATGTGCTGCACTTTTTGGGCATTAGTCTGGAGGCTTTTCAGATTGCGGCTGGGGTACTGCTGTTTAAGATTGCGCTGGATATGATCTTTGTGCAACAGGAGCGGGAAACCGAGGCTGAAGCCAAAGAAGCTGAAGTGCGCCAGGATGTTAGCGTCTTTCCCCTAGCCATTCCTCTGATTGCTGGGCCGGGGAGCCTAGCCAGTATTTTGGTGCTGTCGCGGGAGTCGGCCAACTACTACCTGGGCTTGGCTGTGGTGCTAGGGGCTGCTGGCGTGGTGCTGCTGCTGGCCTACCTGCTGCTGCTGCTGTCAAGGCCGCTAGCGAAAGGGCTCGGCCAGATCGGTATCAATGTTGTGACGCGGGTGTTAGGAGTGCTGCTGGCAGCGCTGGCAGTACAGTACATGATGGATGGGCTGCTCAGCCTTCTGCAGCTGCCCCCTGCTCAAGCCTTCGGAACCTGA
- a CDS encoding M23 family metallopeptidase, with translation MAIKSLWMAAFLGVAVCQLAPGLALANELQDAGQANEIVAQAGASGRDRTAICPSSALARFTRHRIQPGETLEAIAEQYNLVAPTLLRLNPSLQNGLPQGQEILVPPFNGIVVTVPRGQTWEQVANQYQSRADVLFESNGCQAAVPERIFVPGLTWLTRGSAIAAAEGTPSPTSSPVRGYPLPQEARILVAYGWQPDPVEARLVFNTGVTLAAIPGTAVMAAGDGTVAFAGQDQVYGNLVVINHQQGLQTRYANLASVAVSVGQTVRQGTSLGTIAEDTPEASFLFFEVRRNSDLGWVAQDPQDYIPALVIR, from the coding sequence ATGGCAATTAAATCTTTATGGATGGCGGCTTTCCTGGGAGTGGCGGTTTGCCAACTGGCTCCCGGATTGGCTTTGGCTAATGAGTTGCAGGACGCTGGTCAAGCTAATGAAATTGTGGCTCAGGCTGGGGCAAGTGGGCGAGATCGCACCGCTATTTGCCCGTCCTCAGCGCTGGCTCGATTTACCCGTCACCGCATTCAGCCAGGAGAAACTCTAGAAGCTATTGCCGAGCAGTACAACCTGGTAGCGCCCACGTTGCTGCGCCTCAACCCCAGCTTGCAAAACGGTCTGCCCCAGGGGCAGGAGATTTTGGTGCCGCCCTTTAACGGCATTGTGGTAACGGTGCCTCGGGGCCAAACTTGGGAGCAGGTGGCCAACCAGTACCAAAGCCGCGCTGATGTGCTGTTTGAATCTAATGGCTGTCAGGCGGCGGTGCCAGAGCGGATCTTTGTACCGGGCTTGACTTGGTTGACACGGGGATCTGCGATCGCAGCTGCAGAGGGCACCCCTAGTCCAACCAGCAGTCCAGTGCGGGGCTATCCCCTGCCGCAGGAAGCGCGAATTTTAGTGGCCTATGGCTGGCAGCCAGATCCGGTTGAGGCAAGGCTCGTTTTTAATACAGGGGTAACCCTGGCCGCTATTCCCGGAACTGCCGTGATGGCAGCTGGAGATGGCACTGTAGCCTTTGCTGGGCAGGATCAGGTCTACGGCAATTTGGTGGTGATTAACCATCAGCAGGGGCTGCAGACCCGCTATGCCAACCTCGCCTCGGTAGCCGTATCCGTAGGGCAGACAGTGCGGCAGGGCACTTCCCTAGGCACGATTGCAGAAGACACACCAGAGGCTTCCTTCTTATTCTTTGAGGTACGGCGCAACTCGGATCTGGGTTGGGTGGCTCAAGACCCCCAGGACTATATTCCGGCCTTGGTGATTCGTTAG
- a CDS encoding histone deacetylase: protein MSSLPIVYHPAYVAPLPPGHRFPMAKFSGLYERLLCDRITTTDHVYQPGPPPQGWIELVHRAEYVNAYCQGTLDPKAQRRIGLPWSPQLVQRTCTAVGGTILTAKLALKRGLACNTAGGTHHAFPHYGSGFCIFNDLAVAARLLQQQGLVQKVLIVDLDVHQGDGTAWIFQNDPSVFTFSMHCEVNFPGTKQESDLDVPLPEGMQDDAYLRCLNDYLPGLLEQVQPDLVLYDAGVDTHQQDRLGKLAMTDEGLYQRELQVLSTCVAAGYPVACVIGGGYADNLEALIYRHSLLHRAAAAVYAQYRL from the coding sequence TTGAGCTCGCTGCCCATTGTTTACCATCCCGCCTACGTTGCGCCGCTGCCCCCGGGACACCGTTTTCCCATGGCTAAATTTAGCGGCCTGTATGAGCGGCTGTTGTGCGATCGCATTACCACCACCGACCATGTCTACCAGCCCGGCCCGCCGCCCCAAGGGTGGATTGAGCTGGTGCACCGGGCCGAATACGTCAATGCCTACTGCCAAGGTACCCTCGACCCCAAAGCGCAGCGCCGCATTGGCCTACCCTGGAGCCCGCAGCTGGTACAGCGAACCTGCACTGCCGTAGGCGGCACAATTTTGACTGCCAAGCTGGCGTTGAAACGGGGGCTAGCCTGCAACACAGCGGGAGGTACCCATCACGCCTTTCCCCACTATGGGTCGGGGTTTTGCATTTTTAACGACTTAGCAGTCGCCGCGCGTCTCCTGCAACAGCAGGGGCTGGTTCAAAAAGTTCTCATCGTCGATCTTGATGTGCATCAGGGAGATGGCACTGCCTGGATCTTTCAGAATGACCCCAGCGTTTTTACCTTTTCCATGCATTGTGAGGTGAACTTTCCTGGAACCAAGCAGGAGAGCGATCTAGATGTGCCCCTGCCCGAAGGGATGCAGGATGATGCCTATCTACGATGTCTGAATGATTACCTGCCGGGTCTGCTGGAGCAGGTGCAGCCCGATCTGGTGCTCTACGATGCAGGCGTCGATACCCATCAGCAAGACCGACTCGGCAAGCTAGCAATGACTGATGAGGGCCTCTACCAGCGAGAGCTGCAGGTGCTGAGTACCTGCGTAGCGGCAGGGTATCCGGTAGCCTGTGTCATCGGCGGCGGCTATGCCGATAATTTAGAGGCATTAATCTACCGTCATTCGCTGCTACATCGGGCGGCAGCAGCCGTTTACGCCCAGTACCGGCTGTAG
- a CDS encoding cation:proton antiporter, with the protein MNLLAQASGLFAGPIQDPVQVFLIIVAIMLLAPLIFERLKMPGLIGLILAGVLVGPHGLNILARDATIELLGTVGLLFLMFLGGLETSLGDLKGSAGKTATFGLATFLLPMALGTGAMLAIGYSPLAAILVASCFASHTLVSLPILSRLGLMRSQSVTVTLGATLITNILALLVLAVVVRATSGELTLSFWLFLIPALIIYTAATLLGVPYLGRWFFRKFGHDESAEFVFVLATLFVVSVVADLIQIEPIVGAFLAGIALTPLIPQLSPLMNRLQFIGNTLFVPFFLISVGMLVDPLVLVRQPQSIMVALVMIAAEVSSKFLAAFGAGKLFKFSFPNIMVMFGMSVAQAASTLAAITVAFDIELVDELTVNGTIAMILVSCILSPWITTHWGKKMQPESGTSATGEVMGLLGDRVLVPVSNPSTENNLLQLALILVKRGEGTVLPIHVIASVDEQIRQPALIQQQQLLETAETVAHAAVVQVETIGRVDDSIDKGIIRAAAEKRASLIICGWKGYSTYRENFFGGVLDNIVRLATVPVLITRFPEPLQNAQRIVLAATEMETSPYEFEQAIILAKTLSDELKAPLHLIQFVADPKRSRLAELDLDLIEESLPVHRVHGNFSGKVSRFLDPGDLLLLTTGTRRIGQPVLGKAPEAVARRCPKNSIITLHFPRLL; encoded by the coding sequence ATGAATTTACTGGCTCAAGCGAGTGGCCTGTTTGCTGGACCCATTCAAGATCCGGTTCAGGTTTTCCTGATCATTGTGGCCATCATGCTGCTGGCCCCGCTGATCTTCGAGCGGCTGAAGATGCCCGGTTTGATTGGACTCATTCTGGCCGGAGTGCTGGTAGGGCCGCACGGCCTCAACATTCTGGCGCGCGACGCCACTATTGAGCTGCTGGGGACGGTGGGGCTGCTGTTCCTGATGTTCTTAGGTGGGCTGGAGACAAGCCTGGGCGATCTCAAGGGCAGTGCTGGCAAGACTGCGACCTTCGGCCTAGCGACGTTTCTATTGCCAATGGCCCTGGGTACTGGGGCGATGCTGGCAATTGGCTACTCGCCGCTGGCAGCGATTTTGGTGGCCTCTTGTTTTGCCTCTCATACTCTGGTGTCGCTGCCGATTTTGAGCCGATTGGGGCTGATGCGATCGCAATCTGTCACCGTCACCCTGGGCGCAACCCTGATCACCAACATTCTGGCCCTGCTGGTGCTGGCGGTGGTGGTGCGGGCTACCAGTGGCGAACTGACGCTGAGCTTCTGGCTGTTTCTGATTCCGGCGCTGATTATTTACACGGCGGCTACTCTGCTGGGCGTGCCTTATCTAGGGCGCTGGTTTTTTCGCAAGTTCGGCCACGACGAAAGTGCTGAATTTGTGTTTGTGCTGGCCACCCTGTTCGTGGTGTCGGTGGTCGCTGATCTGATTCAGATCGAGCCGATCGTGGGTGCGTTTTTGGCGGGCATTGCCCTCACCCCGCTAATTCCACAGCTCAGCCCGCTCATGAACCGGCTGCAGTTTATTGGCAACACTCTGTTCGTGCCTTTTTTCCTGATTTCGGTGGGCATGCTGGTCGATCCGCTGGTGCTGGTGCGGCAGCCACAGTCGATTATGGTGGCGCTGGTGATGATTGCGGCAGAGGTGTCGAGCAAGTTTTTGGCTGCCTTTGGGGCAGGCAAGCTGTTTAAGTTTTCTTTTCCCAACATCATGGTGATGTTTGGCATGTCGGTCGCCCAAGCTGCGTCTACCCTGGCTGCGATCACTGTAGCCTTTGATATCGAACTGGTAGATGAGCTAACTGTCAATGGCACCATCGCCATGATCCTGGTGAGCTGCATTCTTTCGCCCTGGATTACAACCCATTGGGGAAAGAAAATGCAGCCTGAGTCCGGCACGTCTGCAACCGGAGAGGTTATGGGGCTGCTAGGCGATCGCGTCCTGGTGCCTGTATCTAACCCCAGTACAGAAAACAACCTTCTGCAGCTAGCTCTGATTCTGGTCAAGCGCGGTGAAGGCACCGTCCTGCCGATCCACGTCATTGCCAGCGTGGATGAACAAATTCGGCAGCCCGCGCTGATTCAGCAGCAGCAGCTCCTGGAAACGGCTGAAACCGTAGCCCACGCTGCTGTTGTTCAAGTAGAGACGATTGGCCGGGTCGATGATTCAATTGACAAAGGCATTATTCGAGCAGCGGCAGAGAAGCGAGCCAGCCTGATTATCTGCGGTTGGAAGGGATATTCGACCTACCGGGAAAACTTCTTTGGCGGGGTACTCGACAACATTGTGCGGCTAGCAACCGTTCCCGTTTTGATCACTCGGTTTCCCGAACCTCTGCAAAATGCTCAGCGCATCGTGCTGGCGGCTACCGAGATGGAAACGAGCCCCTACGAATTTGAGCAGGCAATCATCCTAGCTAAGACCCTCTCAGATGAGCTGAAGGCTCCTCTCCACCTGATTCAGTTCGTAGCCGATCCGAAGCGGAGCCGTCTGGCTGAGCTGGACCTTGACCTGATTGAGGAGTCCTTGCCAGTGCATCGGGTTCACGGCAACTTCTCGGGCAAGGTCTCTCGGTTTTTAGACCCAGGTGATTTGCTGCTGCTGACGACAGGCACCCGCCGCATTGGTCAACCCGTTTTAGGCAAGGCCCCTGAAGCAGTTGCTCGCCGCTGCCCGAAAAACTCAATCATCACTCTCCATTTTCCCCGTCTGCTGTAG
- a CDS encoding rhodanese-related sulfurtransferase encodes MVLTVATFYKFTKLPDYQEMRQPLLQVCEAAGVKGTILLAQEGINGTLAGLRSGIERVLAELRADQRLADLEMKLSFADQPPFERLKVKLKQEIVTLGVAADPTEQVGTYVSPQDWNQIICDPEVLVLDTRNDYEVQIGTFQGAVNPQTEAFRQFPDYVQSHLSPYRHKKVAMFCTGGIRCEKATAYLLNQGFEQVYHLQGGILKYLEAVPVAESLWQGECFVFDERVAVRHGLEPGSYDLCLACGHPIHQDDKASPHYRVGIACPYCYATLTPEKQARQEERQRQRRQQQGRL; translated from the coding sequence ATGGTGCTGACTGTTGCAACCTTCTACAAATTTACCAAACTGCCGGATTATCAGGAGATGCGGCAGCCGCTGCTGCAAGTTTGCGAGGCTGCTGGGGTAAAAGGAACGATCTTGCTGGCGCAGGAGGGTATTAACGGTACGCTAGCAGGTCTGCGGAGCGGCATCGAGCGGGTACTGGCTGAGCTGCGAGCCGATCAGCGGCTAGCCGATCTGGAGATGAAGCTGTCTTTTGCCGATCAGCCACCCTTTGAGCGCCTGAAGGTAAAGCTCAAGCAGGAGATTGTCACCTTGGGCGTGGCGGCTGATCCTACAGAGCAGGTGGGCACCTATGTGTCACCCCAAGACTGGAACCAGATAATCTGCGATCCAGAGGTGTTGGTGCTCGATACGCGCAACGACTATGAAGTGCAGATTGGCACTTTTCAGGGGGCCGTCAATCCTCAAACGGAGGCCTTTCGTCAGTTCCCAGACTATGTGCAGTCTCACCTGAGTCCTTACCGGCACAAAAAGGTGGCCATGTTTTGCACAGGCGGCATTCGCTGTGAAAAGGCGACTGCTTACCTGCTCAACCAGGGGTTTGAACAGGTCTATCACCTCCAGGGCGGCATTCTGAAATACTTAGAAGCCGTGCCGGTGGCCGAGAGCCTCTGGCAGGGGGAGTGTTTTGTCTTTGATGAGCGGGTGGCGGTGAGGCACGGGCTAGAGCCGGGTAGCTACGATTTGTGTCTGGCCTGCGGCCATCCCATCCACCAGGATGACAAAGCTTCGCCGCACTACCGAGTAGGGATTGCCTGCCCCTACTGCTACGCCACGCTCACCCCTGAGAAACAGGCTCGTCAGGAGGAACGGCAGCGGCAGCGGCGGCAGCAGCAGGGCAGGCTTTAG
- a CDS encoding HhoA/HhoB/HtrA family serine endopeptidase, whose amino-acid sequence MGAFPKQGLLVAAALAVGCGAGWAGHYYHSGTTSSPEDSSEEAPQTVNTSLRNIIDQTAQAVPAPWAMGQNNHNFIASAVERVGPAVVRIDAERSVSQAMPDAFQNPFFRRFFGEEMPDESLPNRVEQGTGSGFILSPDGRIMTNAHVVEGASTVTVTLKDGRTFEGKVAGVDPVTDVAVIQIESSDLPSVTLGSTEDLAPGQWAIAIGNPLGLDNTVTAGIISAIDRSSNQVGIPDKRVQFIQTDAAINPGNSGGPLLNDRGEVIGMNTAIRANAQGLGFAIPIETAKRIADQLFTTGEVQHPFLGIQMVSLTPNMRNSLSEELGIKVTQDTGVLIVRVMEESPAAVAGMQRGDIIQSIKGKPVQSPVEVQAQVERSQIGEPLEVVVLREGRTETLEVRPTALPNNP is encoded by the coding sequence ATGGGAGCGTTTCCCAAACAAGGCCTTCTGGTGGCTGCTGCACTGGCAGTCGGATGCGGAGCAGGTTGGGCAGGGCATTACTACCATTCTGGGACTACTTCATCCCCTGAAGACAGCAGCGAGGAGGCCCCCCAGACGGTCAACACCTCCCTGCGAAACATCATTGACCAGACAGCTCAAGCTGTTCCGGCTCCCTGGGCCATGGGTCAAAACAACCACAACTTTATTGCGAGTGCGGTTGAGCGGGTTGGCCCTGCCGTCGTTCGGATCGACGCCGAGCGCTCGGTTTCTCAAGCGATGCCCGATGCCTTTCAAAATCCTTTCTTCCGCCGCTTCTTTGGCGAAGAGATGCCCGATGAGTCTCTGCCCAATCGGGTCGAGCAGGGAACCGGGTCAGGCTTTATTCTCAGCCCCGACGGCCGGATTATGACCAATGCCCACGTAGTAGAAGGGGCCAGCACGGTCACAGTTACGCTCAAAGATGGGCGCACATTTGAGGGCAAGGTGGCCGGGGTCGATCCGGTCACTGATGTTGCCGTCATTCAAATCGAGTCTAGCGATCTGCCCTCCGTGACACTAGGCTCCACTGAAGATCTTGCACCTGGGCAGTGGGCCATTGCCATTGGTAACCCATTGGGCCTAGATAACACTGTCACGGCAGGCATTATTAGCGCGATTGACCGCTCTAGCAACCAGGTTGGCATTCCTGATAAGCGAGTGCAGTTTATTCAAACCGATGCCGCTATCAATCCCGGCAACTCAGGCGGACCCCTGCTCAACGATCGCGGTGAGGTGATCGGCATGAACACCGCCATTCGGGCCAACGCTCAAGGGCTAGGCTTTGCTATCCCGATTGAAACCGCCAAGCGGATTGCCGATCAGCTATTTACCACAGGGGAAGTGCAGCATCCTTTCCTAGGCATTCAGATGGTCAGCCTTACCCCCAACATGCGAAACAGCCTCAGTGAAGAACTGGGCATCAAGGTCACCCAGGATACGGGTGTGCTCATCGTACGGGTGATGGAGGAAAGTCCAGCAGCAGTCGCCGGTATGCAGCGCGGCGACATCATCCAGAGCATCAAGGGTAAGCCTGTGCAGTCTCCCGTTGAGGTTCAGGCTCAGGTC
- the hpsE gene encoding hormogonium polysaccharide biosynthesis glycosyltransferase HpsE, with the protein MSGVSPESISLDFSVAICTYNGAQRLPEVLECLRQQVEADNLAWEVIVIDNNSTDSTAQVVESFRESWPKAVALRYAIERQQGLAFARHRAVVLACSPWVGFLDDDNLPSPVWVAQAYQFGQAHPQAGAFGSRLQGVFEVEPPPNFERIAPYLALTDRGSQPLLYQPSQKILPPGAGLVVRRQAWVEQVPAVQVLSGRLGKSLVAGEDLEAVLYIQQANWEVWYNPTMQVDHLIPKNRLERAYLINLLRAVGLSRYPTRMLSFPAWSGPLVMPLYALNDLRKIARQLLKYGRAAFTDTVAASELSLYCYSLVSPFYFWQRGLQQRLEARKYPEG; encoded by the coding sequence ATGAGCGGTGTTTCCCCTGAGTCAATTTCCCTAGATTTTTCTGTGGCCATCTGCACCTACAACGGGGCACAGCGCTTGCCCGAGGTGTTGGAGTGTTTGCGGCAGCAAGTTGAGGCTGACAACTTGGCTTGGGAAGTGATTGTCATCGACAATAACAGCACAGACAGCACGGCTCAGGTGGTTGAGTCGTTTCGAGAAAGCTGGCCCAAGGCGGTCGCCTTACGATATGCCATTGAGCGGCAGCAAGGGTTGGCGTTTGCTCGTCACCGGGCGGTGGTTCTGGCCTGCAGTCCCTGGGTTGGGTTTTTAGACGACGACAATCTGCCCTCGCCAGTTTGGGTGGCTCAGGCCTACCAGTTTGGCCAAGCCCATCCCCAGGCAGGGGCCTTTGGTAGCCGTCTGCAGGGCGTTTTTGAGGTGGAGCCGCCGCCAAACTTTGAGCGCATTGCCCCCTACTTGGCCCTGACCGATCGAGGTTCTCAGCCGCTGCTGTACCAACCCAGTCAAAAGATTTTGCCCCCTGGGGCTGGTCTGGTCGTTCGTCGCCAGGCTTGGGTTGAGCAGGTGCCAGCGGTCCAGGTGCTCAGTGGTCGACTGGGCAAAAGTTTGGTGGCCGGAGAAGATCTAGAGGCGGTGCTATACATTCAGCAGGCGAACTGGGAGGTTTGGTACAACCCAACGATGCAGGTTGACCACCTAATTCCCAAGAACCGCCTGGAGCGAGCTTACCTGATCAACTTGCTGCGGGCGGTAGGACTGAGCCGCTACCCCACTCGAATGCTGAGTTTTCCGGCCTGGAGTGGGCCGCTGGTGATGCCGCTATACGCGCTCAATGACTTGCGCAAGATTGCCCGCCAGCTGCTCAAATACGGTCGCGCTGCTTTTACAGATACCGTTGCAGCTTCTGAACTGAGCCTGTACTGCTATAGCCTAGTCAGCCCTTTTTACTTTTGGCAGCGAGGGCTGCAGCAGCGGCTAGAGGCCCGGAAGTACCCAGAGGGGTGA